In Psychrobacter immobilis, a single genomic region encodes these proteins:
- a CDS encoding type 1 glutamine amidotransferase domain-containing protein, translating into MKTIAFLLHNNFEQAEYEEVNNQLKDKGYKTLLITTNKEKEVQAMQQDVDKGDTFIADIFAKDASISDYDALVLPGGTVNADTIRGNEEAHSIINAINDAGKPLAVICHAPWALINTGIAKGKTLTAYHTLQIDLENAGAKFVDQTVQVDGNLITSRNPDDISNFVDAIDKALS; encoded by the coding sequence ATGAAAACCATCGCTTTTTTACTACACAATAACTTCGAGCAAGCAGAATACGAAGAGGTTAATAATCAACTCAAAGATAAAGGTTACAAGACACTTCTTATAACCACAAATAAAGAAAAAGAAGTGCAAGCCATGCAGCAAGATGTAGACAAAGGCGACACCTTTATTGCTGATATTTTTGCAAAAGACGCAAGCATTTCTGATTATGATGCGTTGGTGCTACCAGGTGGTACTGTCAATGCGGATACGATTCGTGGCAATGAAGAGGCTCATAGTATTATCAATGCTATCAATGATGCAGGCAAGCCATTAGCTGTCATTTGCCATGCTCCTTGGGCACTTATCAATACAGGTATTGCCAAAGGTAAAACGCTCACTGCTTATCATACGCTGCAGATAGATTTAGAAAACGCTGGTGCAAAATTTGTAGATCAAACAGTACAGGTAGATGGTAATTTGATTACCTCACGTAATCCAGATGATATCAGCAATTTCGTTGATGCTATTGATAAGGCATTATCTTAA
- the rpsO gene encoding 30S ribosomal protein S15: MLTNTDREQIIAQYQRGENDTGSPEVQVALLSARINDLQNHFKAHKADHHSRRGLIRMVNTRRKLLDYLKGKDLGRYTTLISQLGLRR, encoded by the coding sequence ATGCTAACTAATACCGATCGCGAACAAATCATTGCTCAATACCAACGTGGCGAAAATGACACTGGTTCTCCAGAAGTTCAAGTAGCTCTATTGAGTGCTCGTATCAACGATTTGCAGAACCATTTTAAAGCACATAAAGCTGACCATCATAGCCGTCGCGGTCTTATCCGTATGGTTAACACGCGTCGTAAATTGCTTGATTACCTAAAAGGTAAAGATCTTGGTCGTTACACCACGCTTATCAGCCAGTTAGGTCTACGTCGTTAA
- the pnp gene encoding polyribonucleotide nucleotidyltransferase codes for MTMFNTIKREFQYGNQQVVIETGRIARQANSILVHMGGVTVLVAAVVKSEAKEGQNFFPLTVNYQEKMYAAGKIPGAYGKREGRASEFETLTSRLIDRPIRPLFPEGYVNEIQITATVVSSDKTQSADIAALIGASAALAISDAPFNGPVAAARVGFINGEYILNPTIEQLKESDLDLVVAGTKSAVLMVESEAAELSEDQMLGAVLYGHQQQQIVIDNIASMAEEIGTAKQQYTAPERDQALTSSMKEQFGEQVADAYTITDKQARYTKLDEIKQSIIDALAGDAESETYADTVSELKEIYNDLKYRTVRDNILSGKPRIDGRDLETVRALDVQVGVLPYTHGSALFTRGETQALVTTTLGNSRDVNMIDSLGGTIRDHFMLHYNFPHFSVGETGREGIPKRREIGHGRLARRGVQAMLPDSERFPYVIRVVSEITESNGSSSMASVCGASLALMDAGVPIKAPVAGIAMGLVKEGERFAVLSDILGDEDHLGDMDFKVAGSKNGITALQMDIKIEGITPDIMEQALKQAHAGRIHILDAMNKVLPESRTEINAHAPNYAVIEINPDKIRDVIGKGGAMIRQLTEETGAVIDIDDGGTIRIFGENKAATKAAIGRIEALTAEVEVGKTYEGTVARIVDFGAFINVLPNTDGLVHISQIAEERVENVSDYLKEGQIVKVFVQDVDNRGRIKLTMKGIEQS; via the coding sequence ATGACAATGTTTAACACCATTAAGCGTGAATTTCAGTATGGCAACCAACAGGTTGTGATCGAGACAGGTCGTATTGCTCGTCAAGCAAACTCTATCTTAGTACATATGGGCGGCGTTACGGTACTTGTCGCAGCAGTGGTAAAGTCAGAGGCTAAAGAAGGTCAAAACTTCTTTCCGCTAACGGTCAACTATCAAGAAAAAATGTATGCAGCGGGCAAAATCCCAGGTGCCTATGGCAAACGTGAAGGTCGTGCAAGCGAGTTCGAAACCCTAACCTCACGCTTGATTGACCGCCCGATTCGTCCGCTATTCCCTGAAGGTTATGTTAACGAAATTCAAATTACGGCAACGGTTGTTTCATCAGATAAGACTCAGTCTGCAGATATCGCAGCCTTAATCGGTGCCTCAGCAGCATTGGCCATCTCTGATGCGCCATTCAATGGTCCAGTCGCAGCTGCTCGTGTTGGCTTTATCAACGGCGAGTACATCCTGAACCCAACGATTGAGCAGCTTAAAGAGAGCGATCTTGACTTGGTTGTGGCTGGTACGAAGTCTGCGGTACTAATGGTTGAATCTGAAGCAGCAGAGCTGTCAGAAGATCAGATGCTAGGCGCGGTACTATATGGTCATCAGCAACAGCAAATCGTTATTGATAACATTGCTTCAATGGCAGAAGAAATTGGTACTGCTAAGCAGCAGTATACTGCCCCTGAGCGTGATCAAGCGCTTACTAGCAGCATGAAAGAGCAGTTTGGTGAGCAAGTTGCTGACGCTTATACGATTACTGATAAGCAAGCTCGTTATACTAAGCTTGATGAAATCAAGCAATCAATTATCGATGCACTTGCTGGTGATGCTGAGTCAGAAACTTACGCTGATACAGTATCTGAGCTTAAAGAAATTTATAACGATCTTAAATATCGTACGGTTCGTGACAACATCTTGTCAGGCAAGCCGCGTATTGATGGTCGTGATCTTGAGACTGTTCGTGCCCTTGACGTACAAGTTGGTGTATTGCCATACACGCATGGTTCAGCATTGTTCACACGCGGTGAAACGCAAGCATTGGTTACGACCACGCTTGGTAACAGCCGTGATGTCAACATGATTGACTCACTAGGTGGCACGATTCGTGACCATTTCATGCTACATTACAACTTCCCGCATTTCTCAGTTGGTGAAACAGGTCGTGAAGGTATTCCAAAACGTCGTGAAATCGGTCATGGCCGTTTAGCACGTCGCGGTGTACAAGCGATGCTACCAGATAGCGAACGCTTCCCGTATGTCATCCGTGTGGTATCAGAGATTACCGAGTCAAACGGTTCATCTTCTATGGCGTCTGTTTGCGGTGCAAGCTTGGCATTGATGGATGCTGGCGTACCAATCAAAGCACCGGTTGCTGGTATCGCGATGGGTCTAGTAAAAGAAGGCGAGCGCTTTGCCGTATTGTCTGACATCTTAGGTGATGAAGATCATCTAGGCGATATGGACTTTAAAGTAGCCGGTTCTAAAAACGGTATTACTGCGCTGCAGATGGACATCAAAATCGAAGGTATTACCCCTGATATCATGGAGCAAGCGCTTAAGCAAGCCCATGCGGGTCGTATCCACATCCTAGACGCGATGAATAAAGTATTGCCTGAGAGCCGTACTGAAATCAATGCTCATGCACCTAACTATGCGGTTATCGAAATCAATCCTGATAAAATCCGTGATGTCATCGGTAAAGGTGGCGCGATGATCCGTCAGCTAACTGAAGAGACTGGCGCCGTTATCGATATCGATGATGGTGGCACGATTCGTATCTTTGGTGAGAACAAAGCGGCAACTAAAGCAGCTATCGGTAGAATCGAAGCGTTGACGGCAGAAGTTGAAGTGGGCAAAACTTATGAAGGTACGGTTGCTCGTATCGTTGATTTTGGCGCGTTTATTAATGTCTTGCCAAACACTGATGGCTTGGTACACATCTCACAAATTGCTGAAGAGCGCGTTGAGAATGTTTCTGACTATCTAAAAGAAGGTCAGATCGTTAAAGTCTTCGTCCAAGACGTCGATAACCGTGGTCGTATTAAATTGACTATGAAAGGTATCGAGCAAAGCTAA